A window from Salvia miltiorrhiza cultivar Shanhuang (shh) chromosome 2, IMPLAD_Smil_shh, whole genome shotgun sequence encodes these proteins:
- the LOC131008889 gene encoding uncharacterized protein LOC131008889 — protein MATTERGMNKRESSLIFTEITPPHGWKQDPDFHYLRLTLPGFEANDITIHMDKYGHLVVRGTKQVTEHKYISFEETFDIPTDAKLDDALGMFQDNQIYCVAIPKVKGQQQHAITMPKVDHNVNNPKPPDYKRDGASIHRYDTENNNNNDNNNNNEKPEVSRSRDYLKHIRGDKTKMKIAICVVTLIALIVITAVIIVKLRRR, from the exons ATGGCAACGACAGAGAGAGGTATGAATAAAAGAGAGTCAAGCTTGATTTTTACAGAGATAACGCCGCCTCACGGATGGAAGCAAGATCCAGATTTTCATTACTTACGCTTAACACTTCCTG GGTTTGAGGCAAACGACATCACTATACACATGGACAAATACGGGCATCTAGTGGTGCGCGGCACCAAACAAGTGACGGAGCACAAGTACATAAGCTTCGAGGAAACCTTCGACATCCCCACCGATGCTAAGCTCGACGATGCCCTTGGAATGTTCCAAGATAACCAAATCTATTGTGTTGCTATACCCAAAGTAAAGGGCCAACAACAACATGCAATCACCATGCCCAAAGTAGACCACAATGTTAATAATCCCAAGCCACCTGATTATAAGAGAGATGGTGCTTCAATTCATCGATACGACACcgaaaacaacaacaacaacgacaacaacaacaacaatgagAAACCAGAGGTGTCACGTTCGAGAGATTATTTGAAACATATTCGAGGAGACAAGACCAAGATGAAAATTGCAATATGCGTAGTAACATTGATTGCTTTGATTGTGATCACGGCGGTCATAATTGTTAAACTTCGTCGTAGGTAG
- the LOC131008887 gene encoding pectate lyase-like has translation MDSIRFMLVFLISLVVLITTKANRTESDDVVWRKRALLARRAAQEAYQPNPDIVLNHFNKHVHKSLEGTNTTRRNLTAIPHVGCEATNPIDQCWRCDKNWETNRKKLADCALGFGRHVTGGKAGKIYVVTDPSDNDLVNPKKGTLRHAVIQTEPLWIIFARNMVIRLSQELIVTCNKTIDGRGAQIHITKGAGFTIQYVSNIIIHNIKIYDIKVGNGGMIRDSLSHYGQRGQSDGDAISVFGSSNIWLDHLSLSSCYDGLIDVVKSSTAVTISNCHFARHNDVLLFGASDSYSDDKIMQVTVAFNHFGKGLIQRMPRVRWGFAHIVNNDYTKWEMYAMGGSQGPTILSQGNRFVAPDNKAAKEVTKREYTAESVWKNWVWKSEGDVMQNGAFFVQSGDPHHKFVQGAETIAPKPGHFASTLSRYAGHLKCIPGKPC, from the exons ATGGATTCCATTAGGTTTATGTTGGTTTTCTTGATTTCTCTTGTGGTCTTGATCACCACAAAGGCAAATCGTACTGAATCGGACGACGTCGTTTGGCGAAAGCGCGCATTACTAGCCAGGCGAGCTGCTCAAGAGGCCTATCAACCAAATCCTGATATTGTACTAAATCATTTCAATAAGCATGTTCATAA GTCCTTGGAAGGAACAAACACGACAAGAAGAAACCTAACCGCAATCCCTCACGTGGGATGCGAGGCCACAAACCCTATCGACCAATGTTGGAGGTGCGACAAAAATTGGGAAACAAACCGGAAAAAGCTAGCCGATTGCGCCCTAGGGTTCGGGCGCCACGTGACCGGAGGCAAGGCCGGGAAGATCTACGTGGTGACGGACCCCTCGGACAACGACCTAGTGAACCCTAAAAAGGGAACCCTGAGGCACGCCGTGATCCAGACGGAGCCGCTGTGGATCATATTCGCGCGCAACATGGTGATCCGGCTCTCGCAGGAGCTGATCGTCACGTGCAACAAGACCATCGACGGGCGCGGGGCCCAAATCCACATCACCAAGGGCGCCGGCTTCACCATCCAATACGTGAGCAACATCATCATACACAACATCAAGATCTACGACATCAAGGTGGGCAACGGCGGCATGATCAGGGACTCGCTCTCCCACTACGGCCAGCGCGGCCAGAGCGACGGCGACGCCATTTCTGTGTTCGGATCCTCCAACATCTGGCTCGACCACCTGTCCCTCTCCAGCTGCTACGATGGCCTCATCGATGTCGTCAAATCCTCCACGGCCGTCACCATCTCAAATTGCCATTTCGCTCGCCACAATGATGTTTTGCTATTTGGGGCAAGTGATAGCTACTCGGATGATAAGATCATGCAAGTAACGGTGGCGTTTAACCATTTTGGGAAAGGGTTAATACAGAGAATGCCGCGGGTGAGGTGGGGGTTCGCGCACATCGTTAACAACGACTACACCAAGTGGGAAATGTACGCCATGGGCGGAAGCCAAGGCCCCACCATACTCAGCCAAGGCAACCGCTTTGTCGCCCCGGATAACAAGGCCGCCAAAGAG GTGACGAAGAGAGAATATACAGCGGAGAGTGTGTGGAAGAATTGGGTGTGGAAATCGGAGGGAGATGTGATGCAAAATGGGGCATTTTTCGTGCAATCTGGAGATCCGCATCACAAGTTTGTACAAGGCGCTGAGACTATTGCACCTAAACCTGGCCACTTTGCAAGCACGCTTTCGCGATACGCCGGCCATTTGAAATGCATTCCCGGAAAGCCTTGCTAA
- the LOC131008890 gene encoding uncharacterized protein LOC131008890: protein MAKEGRGFGKKDSSLMFREISPPHKWDQDLHSHYLRLTLPGFANADITLHIDKYGHLVVRGSHQITEHKYVSFEETFDVADDADLEQAEGLFQDEQIYCVAIPKSNKLGQRNEDGVKFDDRDHNKDKKSESMPNKYGVRTMPNDPSRPSSLIRTHKSMRKIVFLIAILVAIYAAWLNREPNN, encoded by the exons ATGGCCAAGGAAGGGAGAGGTTTCGGAAAGAAAGATTCGAGCTTGATGTTCAGAGAGATTTCGCCGCCACACAAATGGGATCAGGATTTACATTCTCATTACCTGCGCTTAACACTTCCCG GTTTTGCAAATGCCGACATAACTTTACACATAGACAAATACGGCCATCTGGTGGTTCGTGGAAGCCACCAGATAACCGAACACAAGTACGTGAGTTTCGAGGAGACGTTTGACGTGGCCGATGACGCCGACCTCGAGCAGGCCGAGGGATTGTTTCAAGACGAACAAATATATTGTGTGGCCATCCCTAAGAGCAACAAATTAGGGCAAAGGAATGAAGATGGAGTTAAATTTGATGATCGTGATCATAATAAGGATAAGAAAAGTGAATCCATGCCTAATAAATATGGAGTTAGGACAATGCCAAATGATCCGTCACGTCCTTCCTCACTTATTAGGACACACAAGTCCATGAggaaaattgtatttttaattgCAATATTAGTTGCGATATATGCTGCTTGGCTTAATCGTGAACCTAATAATTGA
- the LOC131008888 gene encoding uncharacterized protein LOC131008888, producing the protein MAMTRRQRAYTVLVLEEIIRVLNLQLIIIIDLLNRMKTKKRKHIEIVESYCIIERMPSQAIHLDRIIGSSDIDCVSNLRMDRNTFSRLCQLLRQLGGLRNGRHVTVEEQVAMFVSVLAHHKKNRIIGFDFWRSGQTISRYVHLVLKAILRLHVILLVTPEPIPDVSVDHRWKWFKGCLGALDGTYINVMVPNADKPRYRTRKGQISTNTLAACDRNLKFTYVLPGWEGSAADSRILRDAVNRVHGLKVPKGNYYLVDNGYPNCEGFLSPYKGVRYHLKEWGPGATRPQNAEELFNMRHTKARNCIERAFGIMKMRWGILRSTTYYPVKVQNRLIMACFLLNNFIRSQMVNDPLEQQFDDIANMEAEAGPDVDEFVDSVEVSREWNASRDAIAQGMWQQFLLGP; encoded by the exons ATGGCGATGACTAGGCGACAGAGGGCATATACTGTGTTGGTGCTTGAGGAAATAATTCGTGTATTAAATCTTCAGCTTATTATTATAATTGATTTGCTAAACAGGATGAAAACAAAGAAGAGGAAACATATTGAGATTGTTGAGTCGTATTGTATAATTGAACGCATGCCTAGTCAAGCCATACATTTGGACAGGATAATAGGGAGTAGTGATATTGATTGTGTCTCGAACTTGCGAATGGACCGTAACACATTCAGTAGGCTGTGTCAATTGTTACGCCAATTAGGAGGTTTGCGTAACGGTCGCCACGTAACCGTGGAAGAGCAGGTTGCAATGTTTGTCTCAGTACTAGCACACCATAAGAAGAATAGGATCATTGGTTTTGATTTTTGGAGGTCCGGGCAGACAATCTCACGGTATGTCCACCTGGTTTTGAAAGCAATATTGAGATTGCATGTTATCTTGTTGGTAACCCCAGAGCCTATTCCCGATGTTTCGGTCGATCACAGGTGGAAGTGGTTTAAG GGTTGTTTAGGTGCTCTAGATGGAACATACATTAATGTTATGGTACCAAACGCCGATAAGCCACGTTATAGGACGAGAAAGGGTCAAATATCCACCAATACCCTTGCTGCGTGTGATCGAAATTTGAAGTTTACTTATGTGCTGCCTGGGTGGGAAGGTTCAGCTGCTGACTCACGGATTTTGCGCGACGCCGTGAACAGAGTTCACGGTTTGAAGGTTCCTAAGG GGAATTACTATTTGGTTGACAATGGATATCCGAATTGCGAGGGTTTTTTATCACCATATAAGGGAGTGAGGTACCACTTGAAAGAATGGGGACCAGGAGCTACCAGACCACAGAACGCGGAAGAGTTGTTTAACATGCGGCACACGAAAGCAAGGAATTGCATCGAACGTGCATTTGGCATCATGAAGATGCGGTGGGGCATACTTCGGAGCACAACGTATTATCCAGTGAAGGTCCAGAACAGATTAATCATGGCCTGCTTCTTGCTAAACAATTTCATCCGCTCTCAAATGGTTAATGATCCTCTAGAGCAGCAATTTGATGATATTGCCAATATGGAAGCTGAAGCAGGGCCTGATGTCGATGAATTCGTTGATTCCGTTGAGGTTTCAAGGGAATGGAATGCAAGTAGGGATGCAATTGCTCAAGGGATGTGGCAGCAGTTCTTGTTGGGTCCTTAG